A window of Leptolyngbyaceae cyanobacterium genomic DNA:
TTGCACTTATGGGATCGTTTCTTCCTAACAATTGTCCGACTCTAATGGTAGTAGCAGCAGAAATACCAACGGGTACCATGTAAGTCATTGCTGCTGTTTGCAAAGCAATTTGATGGGCTGCTAATGTAACAGTTCCCAAGTATCCCATCAATAAAGCTGTTAGCGCGAATAATCCTATTTCTACGCCTAGTAAAACACCAATTGGCCAACCCGTGTGAATTATCTCCCAAAATATCAGGGAGTCGAATTGATGTAAATGTCGGAAAAGATGATAAGCCTTCAATTCTTTATCGAACTGGATAAAACCGATGATGGCTGCTAAGGTTACCCATAAAGAAATCGTACTCGACCATCCAATGCCTGCTAAACCAAAGGCGGGTAAGCCAAATTTTCCAAACATCAAGACGTAATTGCCGAAAATGTTCAGCAGCACGCCAACAATGATAATGACCATAATCGGTCTGGGTCTATTGAGTGCAGAAACTACATTTCTGAAAACGGCAAATATTAATGCGGCAGGAAATCCCCATACAATTGCTTTCAGATAAGTATCAGCTAAAGCTACGTTAGTTGGTTCTTGTCCTAAGAGAATTAGAATGGGGCTAAAATACCAAACTAGCAGCATACTTGGTAAGGATAAGGCAATAGATAGCCAAATTCCTTGGGAAGTTAAACGGCTTAGTCTGTCGAAATCGCCAGCACCAAAAGTGAGGGCAGCGATCGCACCTACGGCGGTAATAATCCCAGTACAAATTAAAATTAAAGTGGCAAAAGCCATCGCTCCCAAAGCACCCGCAGCGATCGTTTGGCTACCTAACCAACCCATCATTACTGTATCGAAAAAGTTGGTAGATGCTTGAGCTAGTTGTGCTGCCGCCAAAGGAATTGCTAATACAAGACAAGCTTTGGCTTCTGATAAGATTTTTGACACAGTTAAATACCGAGTGAGAGCCTAAAATATAAAAAAAGAATTAAGAATTCAGAAGTTAGTATTTTTTTGAGGTAATAGGGCATCTACCAGTTCTATTCCAATTCATTCGGAATGATGACTCGGAGAGTTCTGAATTCTTCTTGATAATCCTGCTCATTTAGTAAG
This region includes:
- a CDS encoding MATE family efflux transporter, with amino-acid sequence MSKILSEAKACLVLAIPLAAAQLAQASTNFFDTVMMGWLGSQTIAAGALGAMAFATLILICTGIITAVGAIAALTFGAGDFDRLSRLTSQGIWLSIALSLPSMLLVWYFSPILILLGQEPTNVALADTYLKAIVWGFPAALIFAVFRNVVSALNRPRPIMVIIIVGVLLNIFGNYVLMFGKFGLPAFGLAGIGWSSTISLWVTLAAIIGFIQFDKELKAYHLFRHLHQFDSLIFWEIIHTGWPIGVLLGVEIGLFALTALLMGYLGTVTLAAHQIALQTAAMTYMVPVGISAATTIRVGQLLGRNDPISARLAGYVGIGISAIFMAIMALIFWTHPDKIVSLYLDVKNPDNFKVVELAISLLGIATMFQIFDGIQVTAAGALRGLKDTRIPMFIGIFSYWCVGLFSGYILGLRLGWGGMGLWLGLVFGLAFAAVILTWRFHRVTLPLVEKEKLQLLESIE